The proteins below are encoded in one region of Calliopsis andreniformis isolate RMS-2024a unplaced genomic scaffold, iyCalAndr_principal scaffold0048, whole genome shotgun sequence:
- the LOC143187553 gene encoding uncharacterized protein LOC143187553, translated as MQHICDFENTTHRCSERSLKQQVLIIFNNYFKTRFTQAARSFTWIIRGSYFCLAKLMDFLYTHYTVQEQNKIKIKNNDFAFEASFVGEVTVEQLIGNFTTLDKAIGQLKILTTKKKGLICLPLYKQSAHFTHPHITIFSSANIETSCKGIGKSNNALCNFTVERVNASTLRLIFLSKSTVELRANYKNYVKRAFTDAGVGNYRGELWNLFRTRFPSTQKYLATVTGLWMDTARRRRTSQRAAFTRAFNALNEALDAQSDDRRILVALEMLEEKANDLDVTTKNILDSLFDPPARTKEEIQHEYDNADEYRRKFLQAKHAVSDYMSTRGNEAAQRNIPVVQSEVRKTYKLPKIEMIKFGGDLRDWLQFWSLFKKIHEDSDIAKEDKFQYLVQAMVPDSRAAELVKSYPPTGENYDKVIAGLKNRFGREDLQIEVYVRELLQLVLQNAITHAKEVQLSSLYDKIESHLRALESLGVTIDKCAAMLFPLVESSLPEELLRAWQRSSAAYDTAPQNEENVTRSKDRLTQLIKFLDNEVQNELRISMAVQGFRLKVNNDTDSEKPKKHKTRADSKDIPSAMGLLTMKSKNNSCLLCDLSDHESSNCGKARKLTLSEREDCVKKKRACFNCLKTGHGFKTCRVNVKCAWCSRRHLVIMCPEVLKREKEPKNNETVNNECSLVSFCSDPEVFMQTLRVKLRKGDVETIVRAVIDTGSQKSYITEDAATLVEYEPTAERLMTHSLFGGQKSGTVNHKEYVVHLKSLDNSYACNFAALGQRVICGEIPSIKNGTWLEELKKLNIEIMDLNSECGLVAVETLLGWTLMGAVPEIGKREDATLMAISMFVKTNDVEDLWALDVLGIKDPIEAKTQKQREEGVKENFLKTVKKNGKGRYEVQLPWLENHPGLSDNKDIAVRRLQSTVKKLKTEGLYADYHSIFEGWLAEGIIERVPEEEKDRWGHYLPHRHVIKENSTTRIRPVFDASAKERQFPSLNECLEKGPNLTELVSSVLLRFREGEIGVIADIKRAFLQISIDARDRDFLRFLWYDDQQNIVILRHCRVVFGVSSSPFILGAVIAMHFNGLAESFSNSNARFSKHNILKLLKGFYVDNCVTSVDYGDQLNKFICEAKAAMELASFDLRGWEYSGDNSRESQTAVLALDQFRKEKITKRYILSLSHRVFDPLGLICPIALYPRILLQETWAHKLSWDEDVTVGIKSRFLNWVNDLENLNKVEVPRCMLGKIQDSDNASLHTFCDASKLAYAVVVYIRIESGSDIKVNFVQSKSRVAPTGKNNVDARHSIPRLELLAATIGVRLTTAIVESLSFKKIKIYYWTDSATALAWFHRDRNWGTFVWNRVKEIRKLSDPKQWGHVPGRVNPADLPSRGCAIDQLIIFRWWEGPNWLHMASENWPNSESNYDEEEINKELKKTKAENIALMALEKVISWYIEISSSYTKTVRIVAWMKRFCFNCRTGLEFRKKQDLSLEEIKDTEVLLIKTIQTECFTGENDVRIKHFLPFKDESNIIRLNTKIVLREDTYNFRCPIILPNCNKLVKLIIKEKHETLKHSGVEITMSALREKFWILGGRKAIRSDIKQCVSCCRYDAKPLDSVSAPLPLNRVRDAAIFEIIGVDCAGPIYLKGGQKAWVYLFTCAVFRAVHLELITSLSTASFLMALRRHIARRGRPTIIYSDNGTNFVGLNNIFKRIDFEKLARTVKVEQIEWKFNPPTAAWWGGFWERLIGILKRLLRRTLKRSCLNYEEMLTVLLDCEAVINSRPLTFMSEGKQEVVPLTPAMFLQEIKEIGVLDLDQIERCQLDKRYLYRQKVKDDLRQRFRNEYLGALIHRKSRLKDVNVNDVSVGDIVLIENKNAKRLEWPLARVNEVIAGKDNRIRVVRLTTASGELVRPIQRIYPLELKRTVDSDIDKVIVKNYKASAKACEDECVVTRSGRQVRKPERLSYN; from the exons ATGCAACATATCTGCGATTTCGAAAACACGACACACCGATGTTCCGAACGT TCTTTAAAACAACAGGTTCTcatcatttttaataattatttcaaaactagatTCACACAAGCTGCGCGTAGCTTCACGTGGATTATAAGG GGTAGTTATTTTTGCTTAGCTAAGCTCATGGATTTTCTATACACGCACTACACAGTTCA AGagcaaaataagataaaaatcaagaataacgatttcgcgtttgaggcttcaTTTGTTGG AGAGGTCACCGTCGAACAACTGATCGGAAATTTTACGACACTCGACAAGGCTATAG GCCAACTGAAAATACTCACTACGAAAAAGAAAGGGTTAATATGTCTACCTTTATATAAACAGTCTGCTCACTTCACACATCCACACATTACGATTTTCTCATCAGCGAATATTGAAACATCATGCAAGGGTATC GGCAAATCAAACAACGCCCTATGCAATTTCACAGTAGAAAGGGTTAATGCGTCCACTCTCCGATTAATCTTCTTATCCAAATCCACTGTTGAATTGCGCGCCAATTATAAAAACTATGTGAAACGGGCTTTTACCGATGCGGGAGTGGGAAACTACCGGGGAG AATTGTGGAATTTATTTCGAACCCGTTTCCCCTCCACCCAAAAATATCTGGCGACCGTGACAGGACTGTGG ATGGATACGGCGAGAAGAAGAAGAACGTCGCAACGTGCCGCGTTTACGAGAGCCTTCAATGCGTTGAACGAGGCGCTCGATGCTCAATCGGATGATCGGCGGATCTTGGTTGCGCTTGAAATGTTAGAAGAAAAAGCAAATGATTTAGATGTCACAACGAAGAAtatactagattcgttattcgATCCTCCGGCCAGGACAAAAGAAGAGATTCAGCATGAGTACGACAACGCAGATGAGTACAGAAGAAAATTTTTACAGGCGAAGCACGCTGTTTCCGATTATATGTCGACCAGAGGCAATGAAGCAGCGCAAAGAAATATTCCGGTCGTGCAGAGCGAAGTTCGGAAAACATATAAGCTGCCGAAGATCGAAATGATAAAATTCGGCGGAGATTTAAGGGATTGGTTACAATTCTGGAGTCTTTTCAAAAAGATTCACGAAGACTCAGATATAGCCAAAGAAGACAAATTCCAGTATTTAGTACAGGCGATGGTTCCTGATTCTCGTGCGGCGGAATTGGTAAAGAGTTACCCGCCGACGGGTGAAAATTACGACAAAGTGATTGCCGGTCTAAAAAATCGTTTTGGCCGTGAAGATTTACAAATTGAAGTGTACGTGAGAGAACTATTACAACTAGTGTTGCAAAACGCCATTACACATGCCAAAGAAGTGCAACTTTCGAGCCTATACGACAAGATTGAGTCGCATTTGCGAGCGCTTGAGTCTCTCGGGGTTACCATCGACAAATGTGCGGCCATGTTATTTCCGCTAGTGGAATCTTCGTTACCGGAGGAACTGTTACGCGCGTGGCAACGAAGCAGTGCAGCGTACGATACGGCGCCACAGAACGAAGAAAATGTGACACGATCAAAAGATCGGCTCACGCAGCTTATTAAATTCTTGGACAATGAAGTGCAAAATGAACTAAGAATTTCGATGGCGGTGCAGGGCTTTCGTTTAAAAGTGAACAATGATACAGATTCCGAGAAGCCGAAAAAACATAAGACGCGTGCGGACAGTAAGGACATACCGAGTGCGATGGGCTTACTCACGATGAAAAGTAAAAACAACTCGTGTCTATTATGCGATCTCAGTGACCACGAGAGTTCGAACTGTGGGAAAGCTAGGAAGTTAACCCTTTCAGAGAGAGAAGACTGTGTTAAAAAGAAACGTGCGTGTTTTAATTGTCTTAAAACCGGCCATGGATTTAAAACATGCCGTGTTAATGTAAAGTGTGCTTGGTGCTCTCGTCGACACTTAGTTATTATGTGCCCAGAAGTGTTGAAACGGGAAAAAGAAcctaaaaataatgaaacagTAAATAACGAGTGTAGCTTGGTTAGCTTTTGCAGTGATCCAGAAGTTTTTATGCAAACCCTGCGCGTTAAATTACGGAAAGGTGACGTTGAGACTATTGTTCGCGCAGTTATCGACACCGGATCACAGAAATCGTACATCACGGAAGATGCGGCGACCTTGGTGGAATATGAACCGACTGCCGAGCGACTAATGACACATTCCCTCTTCGGTGGACAAAAATCGGGCACAGTGAACCATAAGGAATATGTTGTACACTTGAAGAGCTTAGATAACAGTTACGCGTGTAATTTTGCCGCGCTCGGACAAAGGGTTATTTGTGGAGAAATTCCGTCGATTAAAAACGGAACATGGCTTGAAGAACTAAAGAAATTGAATATCGAGATTATGGATTTGAATAGTGAG TGCGGATTAGTAGCTGTAGAGACACTGTTAGGATGGACTCTCATGGGTGCAGTGCCCGAAATTGGGAAGCGTGAAGACGCAACTCTGATGGCGATTTCCATGTTTGTAAAAACCAACGATGTGGAAGATTTATGGGCACTAGATGTTTTAGGCATCAAAGATCCTATCGAAGCTAAGACACAGAAGCAGCGCGAAGAGGGAGTAAAGGAGAACTTCCTAAAAACGGTTAAAAAGAATGGAAAAGGTCGTTACGAAGTGCAGTTGCCATGGTTGGAAAATCATCCTGGTTTGAGCGACAATAAAGATATAGCTGTTCGACGTCTTCAATCGACGGTGAAAAAGTTAAAAACGGAAGGTCTCTACGCGGACTACCACTCGATCTTCGAAGGTTGGTTAGCCGAGGGCATCATTGAGCGTGTTCCAGAGGAAGAAAAGGACCGTTGGGGCCACTATTTGCCACATCGGCATGTCATCAAGGAAAATAGTACAACAAGAATAAGGCCAGTGTTTGACGCTTCAGCAAAGGAGCGCCAGTTTCCATCCTTGAATGAATGTTTGGAAAAGGGACCGAATCTCACTGAACTTGTGAGTTCAGTACTATTGCGCTTCAGAGAAGGTGAGATTGGTGTAATTGCGGATATTAAAAGGGCGTTTCTACAAATTAGCATAGATGCAAGAGATAGAGACTTTTTACGATTCTTGTGGTATGATGATCAACAGAATATTGTAATTTTAAGACATTGTAGAGTCGTCTTCGGTGTTTCTTCCAGTCCATTTATTTTAGGTGCGGTAATTGCAATGCATTTCAATGGACTGGCTGAATCTTTCAGCAATTCAAATGCGAGGTTCTCTAAACATAATATTTTAAAACTATTAAAAGGATTTTATGTGGACAACTGCGTGACTAGTGTAGATTACGGTGACCAACTGAATAAGTTTATTTGTGAAGCGAAAGCAGCGATGGAATTGGCTAGTTTTGACCTACGAGGGTGGGAGTATAGTGGGGATAATTCTCGGGAAAGCCAGACTGCTGTTTTGG CTCTGGATCAATTTCGCAAAGAAAAAATTACGAAAAGGTATATCCTTTCTCTTTCCCATCGTGTTTTCGATCCTTTGGGGTTGATTTGCCCAATAGCGCTTTACCCAAGGATTCTATTACAAGAGACGTGGGCTCACAAACTATCGTGGGACGAAGATGTAACGGTAGGCATTAAAAGTAGATTTTTGAATTGGGTAAATGATTTGGAAAACCTAAATAAAGTAGAAGTACCGCGATGTATGTtaggaaagattcaggattctgatAATGCAAGTCTACATACATTTTGTGATGCTAGCAAATTAGCGTATGCAGTAGTAGTGTACATTCGCATAGAGAGCGGATCAGACATAAAAGTTAATTTTGTACAATCTAAATCACGAGTTGCACCGACGGGTAAAAACAATGTTGACGCGCGGCATAGTATTCCGCGTTTAGAGTTATTAGCAGCAACGATCGGAGTTAGATTAACAACGGCAATTGTGGAATCTTTAAGTTTTAAGAAAatcaaaatttattattggaCCGATTCCGCTACAGCTTTGGCGTGGTTCCACAGAGACCGTAATTGGGGTACTTTTGTTTGGAACAGAGTTAAGGAAATACGTAAATTATCAGATCCAAAACAGTGGGGACATGTACCCGGACGTGTAAATCCCGCGGATTTGCCGTCGAGAGGTTGTGCGATAGATCAGTTAATAATTTTCAGATGGTGGGAGGGTCCGAACTGGTTGCATATGGCATCTGAAAATTGGCCAAACAGCGAGTCTAATTACGACgaagaagaaataaataaagaatTGAAGAAAACAAAAGCAGAAAATATTGCGCTGATGGCATTAGAGAAAGTAATATCTTGGTATATAGAAATTTCTTCTAGCTATACTAAAACTGTACGTATCGTGGCTTGGATGAAAAGATTTTGCTTCAATTGTAGAACTGGGTTAGAATTTCGAAAAAAGCAAGATTTGTCTCTCGAGGAGATAAAAGATACAGAGGTTTTGTTAATTAAAACAATTCAGACCGAGTGTTTTACGGGTGAGAATGATGTACGCATTAAGCATTTTTTGCCATTTAAAGATGAAAGTAATATAATTCGTTTGAATACTAAGATTGTTCTACGTGAAGATACTTATAATTTTCGATGTCCTATTATTTTACCTAATTGCAATAAGCTTGTAAAGTTAATCATAAAAGAGAAGCATGAAACCCTTAAACATTCAGGTGTAGAGATTACAATGAGTGCCTTAAGGGAAAAGTTTTGGATTCTAGGAGGTAGGAAAGCGATCCGTTCGGACATTAAACAGTGTGTGAGCTGTTGTAGGTATGACGCGAAACCTTTGGACTCTGTATCTGCACCTCTGCCATTAAACCGAGTGAGGGATGCAGCGATTTTTGAGATTATAGGTGTAGATTGTGCGGGGCCTATCTATCTTAAAGGTGGACAGAAGGCATgggtttatttatttacttgtgCAGTATTTAGAGCTGTACATCTCGAATTGATAACGTCTTTAAGTACAGCCTCATTCTTGATGGCACTGAGAAGACATATTGCGCGTCGAGGGCGGCCTACTATAATTTATAGCGATAATGGAACGAATTTTGTTGGTCTGAACAACATATTTAAGCGCATCGATTTTGAAAAGTTGGCCCGAACTGTAAAAGTAGAGCAAATCGAATGGAAGTTTAATCCCCCTACAGCAGCTTGGTGGGGAGGATTTTGGGAACGACTTATTGGAATTTTGAAGAGATTATTGAGGCGTACTCTTAAAAGATCGTGCTTAAACTACGAAGAAATGTTAACAGTGCTATTGGATTGTGAGGCGGTTATTAATTCTAGGCCACTTACGTTTATGTCGGAAGGCAAACAAGAGGTAGTACCTCTTACGCCAGCAATGTTCTTGCAGGAGATTAAGGAAATTGGAGTTTTAGATCTCGATCAAATCGAAAGGTGTCAATTGGATAAGCGCTATCTGTATCGTCAGAAGGTTAAGGATGATCTACGACAAAGATTTCGCAATGAATATTTGGGCGCGTTAATTCATAGAAAATCGAGATTAAAGGACGTTAACGTCAACGATGTGAGTGTCGGCGATATTGTATTGATTGAGAATAAGAATGCGAAACGGTTGGAGTGGCCGTTGGCACGTGTGAACGAAGTAATTGCGGGCAAAGATAATCGCATACGTGTAGTTCGTTTGACTACCGCTTCCGGCGAGTTGGTTCGGCCGATACAGCGGATATACCCGTTAGAACTCAAACGTACCGTCGACTCCGATATCGATAAGGTTATTGTTAAGAACTATAAGGCTTCTGCTAAGGCATGTGAGGATGAGTGTGTTGTGACGCGAAGCGGTAGACAGGTACGGAAACCCGAAAGACTATCATATAATTGA